One region of Salinirubrum litoreum genomic DNA includes:
- the pyrH gene encoding UMP kinase: MRVVISIGGSVLAPDLDPDRIEAHATVIESLSREGCDLGAVVGGGGVAREYIGAARDLGANEVQLDQIGIDVTRINARMLIAALGSGVDPTPPHDYEDAGDAIRRGDVAVMGGVTPGQTTDAVAAALAEYVNADLLVYATSANGVYDADPKTDPDATKFEELSASELVDVIAPMSRDAGASAPVDLLAAKLIERSGMRSIVLDGTDPARIERAVLRGDHDGTDIVPEGSGEAPSYWAQR, encoded by the coding sequence ATGAGAGTCGTGATTTCTATCGGCGGGAGCGTCCTCGCGCCGGACCTCGATCCCGACCGGATCGAGGCCCACGCGACCGTGATCGAGTCACTCTCGCGTGAGGGGTGTGACCTCGGCGCGGTCGTCGGCGGCGGTGGTGTCGCCCGTGAGTACATCGGTGCGGCGCGTGACCTCGGCGCGAACGAGGTTCAGTTGGATCAGATCGGTATCGACGTGACGCGGATCAACGCCCGGATGTTGATCGCCGCACTGGGCTCCGGCGTCGATCCGACGCCGCCACACGACTACGAGGACGCCGGCGACGCGATCCGCCGGGGCGACGTGGCGGTGATGGGCGGAGTGACGCCCGGCCAGACGACCGACGCCGTGGCGGCCGCGCTGGCCGAGTACGTCAACGCCGATCTCCTCGTCTACGCCACGAGCGCGAACGGCGTCTACGACGCGGACCCGAAGACCGACCCAGACGCGACGAAGTTCGAGGAGTTGTCGGCCTCCGAACTGGTCGACGTGATCGCCCCGATGAGCCGCGACGCCGGGGCGTCAGCGCCGGTGGACCTGCTGGCCGCGAAGCTGATCGAGCGATCCGGGATGCGGAGTATCGTCCTCGACGGGACCGACCCGGCGCGGATCGAGCGGGCGGTCCTCCGGGGCGACCACGACGGGACCGACATCGTCCCCGAGGGAAGCGGCGAGGCACCGAGCTACTGGGCACAGCGATGA